The following coding sequences are from one Bacteroidia bacterium window:
- a CDS encoding Rieske (2Fe-2S) protein, whose product MKPLLTSDNHTNDFNRWFYVPLTENLQRTKLTGFKLFDHTYLVYQTSSNCVVVSDSICPHRQAPLNLVGKLEGELLHCPEHDYYFDTNGKG is encoded by the coding sequence TTGAAGCCTTTATTAACAAGCGACAACCATACAAATGATTTCAACCGGTGGTTTTATGTGCCTTTAACTGAAAATCTTCAAAGAACCAAGCTTACAGGATTTAAGCTTTTTGATCATACTTACCTCGTCTACCAAACCTCATCCAATTGTGTAGTTGTATCTGACTCGATTTGCCCCCATCGGCAAGCCCCATTAAATTTGGTTGGAAAACTGGAAGGGGAATTGTTACATTGCCCTGAACATGACTACTATTTTGACACTAATGGAAAAGGG